One region of Oryza sativa Japonica Group chromosome 10, ASM3414082v1 genomic DNA includes:
- the LOC4347960 gene encoding acyl transferase 15 has protein sequence MSIVVSKSAPVVVRPSEPATSTADKILLSTLDKPVATIPVTVLLAFDHPIHDATAETIKTALAQSLVHYYPIAGRISCDNDDGGHFYIDCTGEDLGVTFVAASANCTMEELMCLVDDQAPDDETAVVQQLAFNCTPDDLHHRLLWVQVTTLNCGGFVVGVTWSHGVADGPGIAQFIQAVGELARGLPSPSVVPVRLDDKIATQAVPPFTMAVHRFISGLKPVSNLDVRNVTVSSSLINHIIVGARRRATVFEAVAAVLWQCRTRVVMTDPEAPAVLLFAVNARKYLGAKDGYYGCCTAMHMAVSKSGTVANGDIMKLVGIIRRAKEQIPEQLKADDGEMMLRTMVGEKQVNGYESLLYLTSWRNIGFEDVDFGSGKTARVMTYPPRMLSMMPRIAPICFMLKATEEGVRVMSDCVTADHADAFYQEIAKLKATT, from the coding sequence ATGAGTATTGTGGTGAGCAAGTCAGCGCCGGTGGTCGTCCGGCCATCGGAGCCGGCCACATCGACGGCCGACAAGATCCTTCTGTCAACTTTGGACAAGCCTGTTGCCACGATACCAGTGACCGTGCTACTTGCGTTCGACCACCCCATCCATGACGCCACCGCGGAGACCATCAAGACGGCTCTCGCTCAATCACTCGTCCACTACTATCCTATCGCCGGCCGCATTTCCTGCGACAATGACGACGGCGGCCATTTCTACATCGACTGCACCGGCGAGGATCTCGGGGTCACGTTCGTGGCCGCGTCCGCCAACTGCACCATGGAGGAGCTCATGTGTCTCGTCGACGACCAGGCTCCCGACGACGAGACAGCGGTGGTGCAGCAGCTCGCCTTCAACTGCACGCCCGACGACCTTCATCACCGTCTGCTGTGGGTGCAGGTCACCACTCTCAACTGTGGAGGCTTCGTCGTCGGGGTGACATGGAGCCATGGCGTGGCTGACGGTCCCGGCATAGCACAGTTCATACAAgccgtcggcgagctcgccCGTGGCCTGCCATCGCCGTCCGTCGTCCCGGTCAGGTTGGACGACAAGATCGCAACCCAAGCCGTACCTCCCTTCACCATGGCCGTTCATCGCTTCATATCCGGCCTCAAGCCAGTATCAAACCTCGACGTACGCAACGTCACCGTCTCATCTAGCCTTATCAACCACATCATCGTCGGAGCTCGTCGTCGTGCCACCGTGTTCGAGGcggtcgccgccgtgctctGGCAGTGCCGTACACGGGTGGTGATGACGGATCCTGAGGCCCCCGCCGTGCTGCTCTTCGCGGTGAACGCACGCAAGTACCTCGGCGCCAAGGACGGCTACTACGGATGCTGCACCGCCATGCACATGGCCGTGTCCAAGTCCGGCACGGTGGCCAACGGCGACATCATGAAGTTGGTCGGCATCATACGCCGCGCCAAGGAGCAGATACCGGAGCAGCTGAAGgcagacgacggcgagatgATGCTACGGACGATGGTAGGGGAGAAGCAGGTGAATGGATACGAGAGCCTGCTCTACTTGACATCCTGGCGAAACATCGGGTTCGAGGACGTCGATTTCGGCAGCGGGAAGACGGCGAGGGTGATGACCTACCCGCCGAGGATGCTGTCCATGATGCCCAGGATTGCGCCCATCTGCTTCATGCTCAAGGCCACAGAGGAAGGGGTCAGGGTCATGTCAGACTGTGTTACGGCTGACCACGCCGATGCCTTCTATCAAGAAATAGCCAAGCTCAAAGCCACCACCTGA
- the LOC107275778 gene encoding acyl transferase 15 has product MSIVVSKSAPVVVRPSQPPVKTTSGSKIVLSPMDKPSSMMPTTVLLAFDHPTIQSECTAETIKRGLAQALVPYYPIAGRLSCDDDGDFYIDCTGEELGVTFVAASANCTMEELMCCVDDQPPDAETAVVQQLAFNCTPDDLHHRLLWMQVTTLSCGGFVVGVTWNHGLADGFGMAQFIQAVGELTRGLPSPSVVPVRLDDDNNATQAIPPFAMAVYQFMSSSSHKASIDHTFNNITVPSSLIDHIRFRGRRTNDDVTVFEAVAAVLWQCRTRAVMKNPEAPAVLLFAVNARKYLGAKDGYYGNCSTMHVAVAKSGAVANADINDIVDIIRRAKERIPEQLKMTGGSDMTMLRELADDHRLDGYESLLYLTSWRNIGFEDVDFGSGKTARVMTYPQRVVLSMSMMVKAMPICVMLKATEQGARVMSACVTAHHVDAFHDEIAKLNATA; this is encoded by the coding sequence ATGAGCATTGTGGTGAGCAAGTCGGCGCCGGTGGTCGTCCGGCCATCGCAGCCGCCGGTGAAGACTACCTCCGGCAGCAAGATCGTTCTGTCGCCTATGGACAAGCCTAGTTCCATGATGCCAACCACAGTGCTACTTGCGTTCGACCATCCCACCATCCAATCAGAGTGCACGGCGGAGACCATCAAGAGAGGTCTCGCTCAAGCGCTCGTCCCCTACTATCCTATCGCCGGCCGCCTTtcctgcgacgacgacggcgatttCTACATCGACTGCACCGGCGAGGAGCTCGGAGTCACGTTCGTGGCGGCGTCCGCCAACTGCACCATGGAGGAGCTCATGTGTTGCGTCGACGACCAGCCTCCCGACGCCGAGACGGCGGTGGTGCAGCAGCTCGCCTTCAACTGCACGCCCGACGACCTTCATCACCGTCTGCTGTGGATGCAGGTCACCACACTCTCCTGTGGAGGCTTCGTAGTCGGGGTGACATGGAACCATGGCCTGGCTGACGGCTTCGGCATGGCACAGTTCATACAAGCCGTCGGCGAGCTCACCCGTGGCCTGCCATCGCCGTCCGTCGTCCCGGTCAGGTTAGACGACGACAACAACGCCACCCAGGCCATACCTCCCTTCGCCATGGCCGTTTATCAGTTTATGTCCAGCTCCAGCCACAAGGCATCCATCGACCACACCTTCAACAACATCACCGTCCCGTCGAGCTTGATCGACCACATCCGATTCCGAGGACGACGAACCAACGACGACGTCACCGTGTTCGAGGCTGTCGCCGCCGTGCTTTGGCAGTGCCGTACCCGGGCGGTGATGAAAAATCCGGAGGCCCCCGCCGTACTGCTCTTCGCGGTGAATGCGCGAAAGTATCTCGGAGCCAAGGACGGGTACTACGGAAACTGCAGCACGATGCACGTGGCCGTGGCGAAGAGCGGCGCGGTGGCGAACGCCGACATCAACGACATTGTAGACATCATACGGCGCGCCAAGGAGCGGATACCGGAGCAGCTCAAGATGACCGGCGGCAGCGACATGACGATGCTACGGGAGCTCGCCGATGACCATCGTCTGGATGGATATGAGAGCCTGCTCTACTTGACATCATGGCGAAACATCGGATTCGAAGATGTTGACTTCGGCAGCGGGAAGACGGCGAGGGTGATGACCTACCCGCAGAGGGTGGTGCTCTCCATGTCGATGATGGTAAAGGCTATGCCGATCTGCGTCATGCTCAAGGCAACAGAGCAAGGGGCTAGGGTGATGTCAGCGTGTGTTACAGCTCACCACGTCGATGCATTCCATGACGAAATCGCAAAGCTCAACGCCACCGCCTGA